In Streptantibioticus cattleyicolor NRRL 8057 = DSM 46488, a genomic segment contains:
- a CDS encoding M55 family metallopeptidase, which produces MKILISADMEGATGVTWPADVLPGTEQWQRCRRMFTSDVNAAIAGFFAGGADEVLVNEAHWTMRNLLLEELDERAEMITGRHKDLSMVEGIQRGDVDGVAFLGYHTGAGTEGVLAHTYLANSITGVWVDGEPAGEGRLNALVAAEYGVPVVLVTGDDRTALDARGYAPRARTVAVKDYVSRYAAVCRPPARTAADITTAAKEAAALAVRQEPAQAGPFTVEIEFDAAHLTGAAAVVPSVERCGERRVRYTADTMYEGIRCFKAVTTVVSAAVEETYG; this is translated from the coding sequence ATGAAGATCCTCATCAGCGCGGACATGGAGGGCGCCACCGGCGTCACCTGGCCTGCCGACGTGCTGCCGGGCACCGAGCAGTGGCAGCGCTGCCGCCGGATGTTCACCTCCGACGTCAACGCGGCGATCGCCGGGTTCTTCGCGGGTGGCGCCGACGAGGTGCTGGTGAACGAGGCGCACTGGACCATGCGCAACCTCCTGCTGGAGGAGCTGGACGAGCGCGCCGAGATGATCACCGGTCGCCACAAGGACCTCTCCATGGTCGAGGGGATACAACGCGGCGACGTGGACGGGGTGGCCTTCCTCGGCTACCACACCGGCGCCGGCACCGAAGGCGTGCTGGCCCACACCTACCTCGCCAACTCCATCACCGGCGTCTGGGTCGACGGCGAACCGGCCGGTGAGGGACGGCTCAACGCGCTGGTGGCCGCCGAGTACGGGGTCCCCGTGGTGCTGGTCACCGGAGACGACCGCACCGCGCTCGACGCCCGGGGCTACGCACCGCGGGCCCGCACGGTCGCGGTCAAGGACTACGTCTCGCGGTACGCCGCGGTGTGCCGCCCGCCGGCCCGCACGGCCGCCGACATCACCACGGCCGCCAAGGAGGCCGCGGCGCTCGCCGTCCGCCAGGAACCGGCCCAAGCCGGACCGTTCACGGTGGAGATCGAGTTCGACGCCGCCCACCTCACCGGTGCCGCGGCCGTCGTGCCGAGCGTGGAGCGGTGCGGCGAACGGCGGGTGCGCTACACCGCCGACACCATGTACGAGGGAATCCGGTGCTTCAAGGCCGTGACCACGGTCGTTTCGGCAGCGGTGGAGGAGACCTATGGCTGA
- a CDS encoding prolyl oligopeptidase family serine peptidase, whose translation MTARTAPYGSWQSPIDAATAASHDGGPEFVGFVGDDVWWTEPRPAEAGRRALIRRRAAGTPGNGSGATEESVLPPPWNLRSRVIEYGGAPWAGADRPEGPLIVFVNFADQRLYAYEPDTPGAEPYPLTPVGEVGGGLRWAEPQPHLDRGEVWCVLEEFTGPGPGDVRRVIAAVPLDGSAAGDRAAVRELTEDTHRFVTGPRLSPDGRLAAWIAWDHPRMPWDGTEVLLAEVTPAGFKGTRTLIGGPEESVAQVEWAPDGTLLAATDRDGWWNLHRVDPHSGDAVNLCPRQEEFAGPAWRIGMRWFAPLAGGLVAVVHGRGSQRLGILDPASGELAEAPGPWTEWAATLTVHDTRVVGVAATATTGREVVELDTCTGHPRVIGAAHHDVVDPAFLPEPVERTFTGPGGRDIHAHVHPPRNPEHTAPEGELPPYVIWVHGGPTSRSPLVVDLEIAYFTSRGIGVAEVNYGGSTGYGREYRNRLREQWGVVDVEDAAAVAEALAAEGTADPGRLAIRGGSAGGWTTGAALTSVDTFACGTILYPILDLTGWSAGGETHDFESHYLESLVGPIAEVPERYRERSPVTRTDRLRVPFLLLQGLDDVICPPVQAERFLSRLAGRGIPHAYLTFEGEGHGFRRLETMVTCLEAELSLYAQVFGFSAPDVPELELTT comes from the coding sequence ATGACCGCCCGCACCGCCCCCTACGGCAGTTGGCAGTCCCCGATCGACGCCGCGACCGCCGCATCCCACGACGGCGGGCCGGAGTTCGTGGGGTTCGTCGGCGACGACGTGTGGTGGACCGAGCCACGCCCGGCCGAGGCGGGCCGGCGCGCCCTGATCCGGCGGCGGGCGGCCGGCACCCCGGGCAACGGATCCGGCGCCACCGAGGAGTCCGTGCTCCCCCCGCCGTGGAACCTCCGCAGCCGTGTCATCGAGTACGGCGGCGCCCCCTGGGCCGGAGCCGACCGCCCCGAGGGTCCGCTGATCGTCTTCGTGAACTTCGCCGACCAGCGGCTGTACGCCTACGAGCCGGACACGCCCGGAGCCGAGCCGTATCCGCTGACCCCGGTCGGCGAGGTCGGCGGCGGGCTGCGCTGGGCGGAGCCGCAGCCGCACCTGGACCGCGGTGAGGTGTGGTGCGTCCTGGAGGAGTTCACCGGCCCCGGCCCCGGTGACGTGCGCCGGGTGATCGCCGCGGTGCCGCTGGACGGATCGGCGGCCGGTGACCGCGCGGCGGTGCGCGAACTCACCGAGGACACCCACCGGTTCGTCACCGGTCCGCGACTGTCCCCGGACGGCCGGCTCGCCGCCTGGATCGCCTGGGACCACCCGCGCATGCCGTGGGACGGCACCGAGGTGCTGCTCGCCGAGGTCACCCCGGCCGGGTTCAAGGGCACCCGCACCCTGATCGGCGGGCCCGAGGAGTCGGTGGCCCAGGTGGAGTGGGCCCCGGACGGCACGCTGTTGGCCGCCACCGACCGGGACGGCTGGTGGAACCTGCACCGGGTCGACCCGCACAGCGGTGACGCGGTCAACCTCTGTCCGCGCCAGGAGGAGTTCGCGGGCCCGGCCTGGCGGATCGGGATGCGCTGGTTCGCCCCGCTGGCCGGCGGGCTCGTCGCCGTGGTGCACGGCCGCGGTTCGCAGCGCCTGGGCATCCTGGACCCGGCCAGTGGGGAACTCGCCGAGGCCCCGGGCCCGTGGACGGAGTGGGCGGCCACGCTCACGGTGCACGACACCCGGGTGGTGGGCGTCGCCGCCACCGCCACCACCGGCCGCGAGGTCGTGGAGCTCGACACCTGCACCGGCCACCCCAGGGTGATCGGCGCCGCCCACCACGACGTCGTCGACCCGGCGTTCCTCCCCGAGCCGGTGGAGCGCACCTTCACCGGCCCCGGCGGCCGGGACATCCACGCGCACGTCCACCCGCCCCGCAACCCCGAACACACCGCGCCCGAGGGCGAGTTGCCGCCCTACGTGATCTGGGTGCACGGCGGGCCGACGAGCCGGTCACCGCTCGTGGTCGACCTGGAGATCGCCTACTTCACCTCCCGGGGCATCGGGGTCGCCGAGGTCAACTACGGGGGCTCCACCGGTTACGGACGTGAATACCGCAACCGGTTGCGGGAGCAGTGGGGCGTGGTGGACGTCGAGGACGCCGCCGCGGTGGCCGAGGCGCTGGCCGCCGAGGGGACGGCCGACCCCGGGCGGCTGGCGATCCGCGGCGGCAGCGCCGGAGGGTGGACCACCGGCGCCGCGCTGACCTCGGTGGACACCTTCGCCTGCGGCACCATCCTGTACCCCATCCTGGACCTGACCGGCTGGTCGGCCGGGGGCGAGACGCACGACTTCGAGTCCCACTACCTGGAGTCGCTGGTCGGACCCATCGCCGAGGTGCCCGAGCGCTATCGGGAACGGTCGCCGGTGACCCGCACCGACCGGCTCCGCGTACCCTTCCTGCTGCTTCAGGGGCTGGACGACGTGATCTGCCCGCCGGTGCAGGCGGAGCGGTTCCTCTCCCGGCTCGCCGGACGCGGGATCCCGCACGCCTACCTCACCTTCGAGGGCGAGGGCCACGGTTTCCGGCGCCTGGAGACCATGGTGACCTGCCTGGAGGCCGAACTCTCCCTCTACGCCCAGGTCTTCGGCTTCTCCGCGCCCGACGTCCCCGAGCTGGAGCTGACGACATGA
- a CDS encoding ATP-binding SpoIIE family protein phosphatase — protein MDANVPPEPSAAVSGRIPLAVVVVDGDGLVSHWSSGARRLLGVSREEAVGSPVLDLLPVGGAFRDEPDAPGDADDLDAGPVLETSIGARAPYPTAGRAHLSDARCGPVDVLWWAYPLVGPGPERTLLLITDTARVPVGEAGDGLRERVYPGFAHHTEFPDADELSRRLPDILPNMGPAGSARIVSQVLELGYPVLEISHHDRVPVTPDWGVPRYLLRRGRPQGTRRTDAARPQPHVPPPAGPDAPDLEYAAVRERLEFLNEVSGRIGTSLDLERTIREVTSAAVPRFADFAGTHLRAQVLAGEGFPDGPPDVTTVWHRVWVDHNDEPGRWDDTVPVGEAIAFPEHTPFFQCMVTGEPVLIPRISDELGDRISAQFEKRDLRPLINGRSILVVPLKARNVVLGFMVLLRRGDREPFNDMDRTTGAELAARAGLVLDNARMYTYQENVAETLQDRMLPRISPRMPGCDVATRYLPGTRLGRVGGDWFDTIRLPGSRVALVVGDVMGHGLNSAAMMGQLRTAVQTMASLDLPPAQLLRNLDDLAQRLGDTYLATCLYAVYDPIGSELLLANAGHIPPVLVRAEDGCSELLTLPTGAPIGVGGVPFETVAVPVAPGDRLLLCTDGLVEVRGQDIGVGLAALCESAAHPAASMDDACDAIVRALNPVGGRKDDVALLMARLNGIPPSDVAAWRLEPRPEEAARARSLTRRTLCGWGLDEAIDTAELLVGEVVANAVRHADTSQVELRLVRADRLLCEVTDDDHTLPTLLSCGTADEYGRGLRVVDRLAHKWGTSRRGRGKTVWFEQPLPRASRG, from the coding sequence ATGGACGCAAACGTGCCGCCCGAACCCTCCGCCGCGGTCTCCGGACGGATTCCGCTGGCCGTGGTCGTCGTGGACGGCGACGGGCTGGTCTCCCACTGGAGCAGCGGTGCCCGCCGGCTGCTCGGGGTGAGCCGGGAGGAGGCCGTCGGCAGCCCGGTCCTCGATCTGCTGCCGGTCGGCGGGGCCTTCCGCGACGAGCCGGACGCGCCCGGTGACGCCGACGACCTCGACGCCGGGCCGGTGCTGGAGACGTCGATCGGCGCCCGCGCGCCCTACCCCACGGCGGGCCGCGCCCACCTCTCCGACGCGCGGTGCGGACCGGTGGACGTCCTGTGGTGGGCCTACCCGCTCGTCGGCCCCGGGCCGGAACGGACCCTGCTGCTGATCACCGACACCGCCCGGGTGCCGGTCGGGGAGGCCGGGGACGGGCTGCGGGAGCGGGTCTACCCCGGCTTCGCCCACCACACCGAGTTCCCCGACGCCGACGAGCTCTCCCGCCGGCTGCCCGACATCCTCCCCAACATGGGCCCGGCCGGCAGCGCCCGGATCGTCTCCCAGGTGCTGGAACTGGGCTACCCGGTGCTGGAGATCAGCCACCACGACCGGGTCCCCGTCACCCCCGACTGGGGTGTGCCCCGCTACCTCCTGCGACGCGGCCGTCCCCAAGGGACCCGGCGGACGGACGCCGCCCGCCCGCAGCCGCACGTGCCCCCGCCCGCCGGGCCGGACGCCCCGGACCTGGAGTACGCGGCGGTCCGGGAACGCCTGGAGTTCCTCAACGAGGTCTCCGGACGCATCGGCACCTCCCTCGACCTGGAACGCACCATCCGCGAGGTGACCAGCGCGGCGGTGCCCCGGTTCGCCGACTTCGCCGGCACCCACCTGCGCGCCCAGGTGCTCGCCGGCGAGGGGTTCCCGGACGGCCCGCCGGACGTCACCACCGTCTGGCACCGCGTCTGGGTCGACCACAACGACGAACCCGGACGCTGGGACGACACCGTGCCGGTGGGCGAGGCCATCGCCTTCCCCGAACACACCCCGTTCTTCCAGTGCATGGTCACCGGCGAACCGGTGCTCATCCCGCGCATCAGCGACGAACTGGGTGACCGCATCTCGGCCCAGTTCGAGAAACGGGACCTGCGTCCGCTGATCAACGGGCGCTCCATCCTCGTGGTGCCGCTCAAGGCGCGCAACGTGGTGCTCGGCTTCATGGTGCTGCTGCGCCGCGGCGACCGGGAGCCCTTCAACGACATGGACCGCACCACCGGCGCCGAACTCGCCGCCCGCGCCGGGCTGGTGCTCGACAACGCCCGGATGTACACCTACCAGGAGAACGTCGCCGAGACGCTCCAGGACCGGATGCTGCCGCGCATCAGCCCGCGCATGCCCGGCTGCGACGTGGCCACCCGCTACCTGCCCGGCACCCGCCTGGGCAGGGTGGGCGGCGACTGGTTCGACACGATCCGGCTGCCCGGCTCCCGGGTGGCGCTGGTGGTCGGCGACGTGATGGGCCACGGGCTCAACTCGGCGGCGATGATGGGCCAGTTGCGCACCGCCGTGCAGACCATGGCCTCGCTCGACCTCCCGCCCGCCCAGCTCCTGCGCAACCTCGACGACCTGGCGCAGCGGCTCGGCGACACCTACCTGGCGACGTGCCTGTACGCGGTCTACGACCCGATCGGCTCGGAGCTGCTGCTGGCCAACGCCGGGCACATCCCGCCGGTGCTGGTCCGCGCCGAGGACGGCTGCAGCGAGCTGCTGACCCTGCCGACCGGGGCGCCGATAGGGGTCGGCGGGGTGCCGTTCGAAACGGTGGCGGTGCCGGTGGCGCCGGGAGACCGGCTGCTGCTGTGCACCGACGGGCTGGTCGAGGTGCGCGGCCAGGACATCGGGGTGGGCCTCGCCGCGCTGTGCGAGAGCGCCGCGCACCCGGCGGCCTCGATGGACGACGCCTGCGACGCGATCGTGCGCGCCCTGAACCCGGTCGGCGGACGCAAGGACGACGTGGCGCTGCTGATGGCCCGGCTCAACGGCATCCCGCCCTCCGACGTGGCCGCCTGGCGGCTGGAGCCCCGGCCCGAGGAGGCCGCCCGCGCCCGCTCGCTGACCCGCCGGACGCTGTGCGGCTGGGGGCTCGACGAGGCGATCGACACCGCCGAACTGCTGGTCGGCGAGGTGGTGGCCAACGCCGTGCGGCACGCGGACACCAGCCAGGTGGAGCTGCGTCTGGTGCGCGCCGACAGGCTGCTGTGCGAGGTGACCGACGACGACCACACGCTGCCGACGCTGTTGAGCTGCGGCACGGCCGACGAGTACGGACGCGGTCTGCGTGTGGTCGACAGACTGGCCCACAAGTGGGGTACGAGCCGGCGGGGCCGGGGCAAGACCGTCTGGTTCGAGCAGCCGTTGCCGCGCGCTTCCCGTGGCTGA
- a CDS encoding M20/M25/M40 family metallo-hydrolase, translating into MAETPLTPTVTAASRPGAPGPADGHTLRRPSPHPGPDEAALAEVVRFTSELIRIDTSNRGAGDCVERPAAEYVAEHLADAGIEPLVLESVPGRANVVARIPGTDPLAGALLVHGHLDVVPAEPADWSVHPFSGEVRDGVVWGRGAIDMKNMDAMVLATVRAWARQGRRPRRDLVLAFTADEEDSAAYGSDFLVREHAALFEGCTEGISESGAFTFHAGPGMRLYPVAAGERGTAWLELTATGKAGHGSKVDRDNAVAKLAAAIARIGEHRWPVRLTPTVRAALTELAALHGLPARLDTDSPEELARRVDELLAALGPAADLVAPTVRNSANPTMFSAGYKINVIPGSATAHVDGRVVPGGEAEFEATLDRLTGDEVGWKYHHREVPLRAPVDSPTFAAMREALEHFDPEGHVVPYCMSGGTDAKQFSRLGITGYGFSPLKLPPGFDYQALFHGVDERVPVEALHFGVRVLDRFLTR; encoded by the coding sequence ATGGCTGAGACACCACTGACCCCGACGGTTACGGCCGCCTCCCGCCCCGGCGCCCCGGGCCCCGCCGACGGCCACACCCTGCGGCGCCCGTCCCCGCACCCCGGGCCCGACGAGGCCGCCCTGGCCGAGGTGGTCCGCTTCACCTCCGAGCTGATCAGGATCGACACCAGCAACCGCGGCGCCGGCGACTGCGTGGAACGCCCCGCCGCGGAGTATGTCGCCGAACACCTCGCCGACGCCGGGATCGAGCCGCTGGTGCTGGAGTCGGTACCCGGCCGGGCCAACGTGGTCGCCCGGATCCCCGGCACCGACCCGCTCGCCGGGGCGCTGCTGGTCCACGGCCACCTCGACGTCGTCCCGGCCGAGCCGGCCGACTGGAGCGTCCACCCGTTCTCCGGGGAGGTGCGCGACGGGGTGGTGTGGGGCCGCGGGGCCATCGACATGAAGAACATGGACGCGATGGTCCTGGCCACCGTGCGGGCCTGGGCCAGGCAGGGCCGCCGGCCCCGCCGCGACCTGGTGCTGGCCTTCACCGCCGACGAGGAGGACTCGGCCGCCTACGGCTCCGACTTCCTGGTCCGCGAACACGCCGCCCTCTTCGAAGGGTGCACCGAGGGCATCAGCGAATCCGGCGCCTTCACCTTCCACGCCGGACCGGGCATGCGGCTCTACCCGGTCGCCGCGGGGGAGCGCGGCACCGCCTGGCTCGAACTCACGGCCACCGGAAAGGCCGGCCACGGCTCCAAGGTCGACCGGGACAACGCCGTCGCCAAGCTCGCCGCCGCGATCGCCCGCATCGGCGAGCACCGCTGGCCGGTCCGGCTCACCCCCACCGTCCGCGCCGCCCTGACCGAACTCGCCGCGCTGCACGGCCTGCCGGCCCGGCTGGACACCGATTCGCCCGAGGAACTCGCCCGGCGCGTCGACGAGTTGCTCGCCGCGCTCGGCCCGGCCGCCGACCTCGTCGCACCCACCGTGCGCAACAGCGCCAACCCGACCATGTTCTCCGCCGGATACAAGATCAACGTCATCCCCGGCAGCGCGACGGCGCACGTCGACGGGCGCGTCGTGCCGGGAGGCGAGGCGGAGTTCGAAGCCACCCTCGACCGGCTCACCGGGGACGAGGTCGGCTGGAAGTACCACCACCGCGAGGTGCCGTTGCGGGCCCCGGTCGACTCGCCCACGTTCGCCGCGATGCGCGAGGCGCTGGAGCACTTCGACCCGGAGGGCCACGTCGTGCCGTACTGCATGTCGGGCGGCACCGACGCCAAGCAGTTCTCCCGGCTGGGCATCACCGGCTACGGCTTCTCCCCGCTGAAGCTGCCACCCGGCTTCGACTACCAGGCGCTCTTCCACGGCGTGGACGAACGGGTGCCGGTCGAGGCCCTCCACTTCGGGGTGAGAGTCCTCGACCGTTTCCTGACCCGCTGA
- a CDS encoding MFS transporter: protein MGGTALAGLPEPAGGSPEDRPRPTAAPGPRRPGALVEPPATPAAPPRSATAPDTTPAHPADPPTALEHPTAPPLLAPRESANGPDEEDGRGGPDRPGDRADHHTPDTPANTRPRTAAAPLSDRRVHLVFAGLMLALLLAALEQTIVVTALPKIVGDLHGLGRMSWALTAYLLASTIVLPVYGRLGDLFGRKPVFQFAILAFVAGSALAGWSHTMDQLIAFRAVQGVGGGGLVVGVQAIMADILPPRRRGRYLGLIHADAGLAAVAGPLLGGVLTDHLSWRWCFYLDVPLGLITFAVVTAVLRLPRPTTRPRPDVPGALLLSVASTSVVLLTSWGGTRYPWHSRIVIALAAAAAGSLLLFLVAERFAAQPLMPPRLFRNGVFVVSAIVAAVTGVALWGTAGYLPGFLQMVDGASATGSGLLMLPMKGGLMVASIASGLLVSRTGRYKVHPVLGCALAATGLWLLSGFGTGTARPVYSAWLIVFGLGVGLTLPVLVLAVQNAVDPVDLGAATSALDYFRHIGGSVGAAVIGALFTHRLAARLAAGPPATDAPPPDPDSLTPRLVHAIPPALRTAYVHAYATAMPRIFLYLVPVVVVGLLAAFLLKEKPLLMQAQPLIPEARNGGAGVPVCGTVQHSDGTIVARAALTLIDSAGRQIGRGATGDDGRYALSTPGNGSFVLIAAAGGHQPQAVTVTVGERPVELDIVLGGAGRLAGAVLTADGTPVREAVVTLTDVRGEVVATTRTGPDGCYVLTDLVAGEYTLAASAPAYRPAALPVSVQAARETRQDVELAGGAVLRGVVRASGGRPVEEARVTLLDAAGNVVDTVTTGADGVFRFVDLAAGSYTVIASGYPPVATVLQVAGGGRTERDLQLGHED from the coding sequence ATGGGCGGAACCGCACTGGCCGGCCTGCCCGAGCCGGCCGGGGGATCGCCGGAGGACCGGCCACGGCCGACGGCCGCACCGGGCCCGCGGCGACCCGGCGCCCTCGTCGAGCCGCCGGCCACCCCGGCGGCACCCCCGCGAAGCGCCACCGCGCCCGACACCACACCCGCGCACCCCGCGGACCCGCCCACCGCCCTCGAACACCCCACCGCCCCGCCCCTGCTCGCCCCCCGCGAGAGCGCGAACGGGCCGGACGAGGAGGACGGCCGCGGCGGACCGGACCGCCCGGGCGACCGCGCCGACCACCACACCCCCGACACCCCGGCGAACACCCGGCCGCGGACGGCAGCCGCCCCGCTCAGCGACCGACGCGTGCACCTGGTCTTCGCCGGGCTGATGCTCGCCCTGCTGCTCGCGGCGCTGGAACAGACCATCGTGGTGACCGCCCTGCCCAAGATCGTCGGCGATCTGCACGGGCTCGGCCGGATGTCCTGGGCGCTCACCGCGTACCTGCTGGCCTCCACGATCGTGCTGCCGGTCTACGGCCGGCTCGGTGACCTGTTCGGCCGCAAACCCGTCTTCCAGTTCGCCATCCTCGCCTTCGTGGCCGGATCCGCGCTGGCCGGCTGGTCGCACACCATGGACCAGCTGATCGCCTTCCGCGCCGTCCAGGGCGTCGGCGGCGGCGGACTGGTGGTCGGCGTGCAGGCGATCATGGCCGACATCCTGCCGCCCCGCCGCCGCGGGCGTTACCTCGGTCTGATCCACGCCGACGCCGGCCTGGCCGCGGTCGCCGGACCACTGCTCGGCGGAGTCCTCACCGACCACCTCTCCTGGCGCTGGTGCTTCTACCTCGACGTCCCCCTCGGCCTGATCACCTTCGCCGTCGTCACCGCCGTGCTGCGCCTGCCACGCCCCACCACGCGCCCCCGGCCGGACGTGCCGGGCGCGCTGCTGCTGTCCGTGGCGTCGACCAGCGTGGTGCTGCTGACCAGTTGGGGCGGCACCCGGTACCCGTGGCACTCCCGGATCGTGATCGCTCTCGCCGCCGCGGCGGCCGGCTCGCTCCTGCTCTTCCTCGTCGCCGAACGGTTCGCGGCCCAACCGCTCATGCCACCGCGGCTGTTCCGGAACGGCGTCTTCGTCGTCTCGGCCATCGTGGCCGCCGTCACCGGGGTGGCGCTGTGGGGCACCGCCGGCTACCTGCCGGGCTTTCTCCAGATGGTCGACGGGGCGTCGGCCACCGGCTCCGGGCTGCTGATGCTGCCGATGAAGGGCGGCCTGATGGTCGCCTCGATCGCGTCGGGCCTGCTCGTCAGCCGCACCGGACGCTACAAGGTCCACCCGGTGCTCGGCTGCGCCCTCGCCGCGACCGGGCTGTGGCTGCTGTCCGGGTTCGGCACCGGCACCGCCCGCCCGGTCTACAGCGCCTGGCTGATCGTCTTCGGCCTCGGCGTCGGACTCACCCTGCCGGTGCTGGTGCTCGCCGTGCAGAACGCGGTCGACCCCGTCGACCTCGGCGCGGCCACCTCGGCTCTCGACTACTTCCGGCACATCGGCGGATCGGTCGGCGCCGCCGTCATCGGCGCCCTCTTCACCCACCGGCTCGCCGCCCGCCTCGCCGCCGGACCGCCCGCCACCGACGCGCCGCCGCCCGACCCGGACTCCCTCACCCCGCGGCTGGTGCACGCCATACCGCCCGCGCTGCGCACCGCGTACGTGCACGCCTACGCCACCGCGATGCCGCGCATCTTCCTCTACCTCGTGCCCGTTGTCGTCGTCGGCCTGCTGGCCGCCTTCCTCCTGAAGGAGAAACCCCTGCTGATGCAAGCCCAGCCCCTCATCCCGGAGGCACGGAACGGCGGCGCGGGCGTGCCCGTCTGCGGCACGGTCCAGCACTCCGACGGCACGATCGTGGCCCGCGCCGCCCTCACCCTCATCGACTCCGCCGGCCGCCAGATCGGCCGGGGCGCCACCGGCGACGACGGCCGCTACGCGCTGAGCACCCCGGGCAACGGCTCCTTCGTGCTGATCGCCGCCGCCGGCGGGCACCAGCCCCAGGCGGTCACCGTCACGGTCGGCGAACGCCCGGTGGAACTCGACATCGTCCTCGGCGGCGCCGGACGCCTCGCCGGTGCCGTCCTCACCGCGGACGGCACCCCGGTGCGGGAGGCCGTGGTCACCCTCACCGACGTCCGCGGCGAAGTGGTCGCCACCACCCGGACCGGGCCGGACGGCTGCTACGTCCTCACCGACCTGGTGGCCGGCGAATACACCCTGGCGGCGAGCGCCCCCGCCTACCGCCCGGCCGCCCTCCCGGTCTCCGTCCAGGCGGCCCGCGAGACCCGGCAGGACGTCGAACTGGCCGGCGGCGCCGTGCTGCGCGGCGTGGTCCGCGCCTCCGGCGGCCGTCCCGTCGAGGAGGCCCGCGTCACGCTGCTGGACGCGGCCGGCAACGTGGTGGACACCGTCACCACCGGGGCCGACGGCGTCTTCCGCTTCGTCGACCTCGCGGCCGGCTCCTACACCGTGATCGCCTCCGGCTACCCCCCGGTGGCCACCGTCCTCCAGGTGGCGGGCGGCGGACGCACCGAACGGGACCTGCAACTCGGCCACGAGGACTGA
- a CDS encoding class I SAM-dependent methyltransferase: MSVSSRYREAWESYWRDTSDEPGAAVFDCDAEMSAKQHMNLFSPFADPDLPVVDLGCGTGTQTRYLATCFRRAVGVDLSHAAVAHARRADPAGVAEFRQLNAADPAAVRDLHDALGDANVYLRAVIHQSEAEARPAVARAVATLLGRRGRGFVAELLPRAKEVLREAAQGPGGPPPKVASVIEHGLTPAEAGDAEVPRLLTEAGLTILARGETDLVMTEHRADGTRIDLPAQWFVVGCEN, translated from the coding sequence ATGAGCGTGTCCAGCCGATACCGCGAGGCGTGGGAGAGCTACTGGCGGGACACCTCGGACGAGCCCGGCGCGGCGGTCTTCGACTGCGACGCCGAGATGAGCGCCAAGCAGCACATGAACCTGTTCTCCCCGTTCGCCGACCCCGATCTGCCGGTGGTGGACCTCGGCTGCGGCACCGGCACCCAGACCCGGTACCTGGCCACCTGCTTCAGGCGCGCCGTCGGTGTCGACCTCTCGCACGCCGCGGTGGCCCACGCCCGGCGGGCCGACCCCGCCGGGGTCGCCGAGTTCCGCCAGCTCAACGCCGCGGACCCGGCCGCGGTGCGGGACCTGCACGACGCGCTGGGGGACGCCAACGTCTACCTGCGCGCGGTGATCCACCAGAGCGAGGCCGAGGCGCGCCCGGCGGTGGCGAGGGCCGTCGCCACGCTGCTGGGCAGGCGCGGGCGGGGGTTCGTGGCCGAGCTGCTCCCGCGGGCGAAAGAAGTGCTGCGCGAGGCGGCGCAGGGCCCGGGCGGCCCGCCGCCCAAGGTCGCGAGCGTGATCGAGCACGGCCTCACCCCGGCGGAGGCGGGCGACGCGGAGGTGCCGCGGCTGCTGACCGAGGCCGGGCTGACGATCCTGGCGCGCGGCGAGACCGACCTGGTGATGACCGAACACCGGGCGGACGGCACCCGGATCGACCTTCCGGCCCAATGGTTCGTCGTGGGATGTGAGAACTGA